The Aspergillus flavus chromosome 2, complete sequence region AATTACCGTGGTTTTCCGAAATGATCCGCTTGAATCTCTTAAAGTCTCGTCTACGTTCGACTCGATCCCGTTCGTCCGCGACTTCTTGCAGAGGGAAATCGAGGCTCAACTGCGTATCTTGTTCATGGACGAACTGCCCGCTATCATTCATCGACTATCCCTGCGACTGTGGGTTCCTGAGTACCGGGCAGGTGAGGATATACAAACTCAGCCGGAACAGACGGCGGGTGAGGGTCCTGGTCAAGACCCGTTGGCAAGTCCTCCTCAGGACCCAGTAGATTCCTTGGGCAACGCTTTGGATGAATCGGAAATCGCGTCGCTCTCCTTGGATTCCTCCGTCGAAGCGCATTCCTTGTTCTCACAGAAGAACCTCCTCCGACTGGGTGCACTGACCGATTCTCAGCGAACGCTATCTCTTTTTACTCCTTCCATTCAGGAAGTAGTTTATCGGGCGTGGACCTCGCCTTCTGAACAAGGTGACGCGAATGGCATTTCTACAGCTCCGTTGAGCCCCATGCTCTCCAGGACCCATTCTCAGGTTGGCAGCATGTCTTCCTTCCAGGATAGCGCCAGCATCGTGTCGTCCCAGAGTCGATCTTCAGCTTCGACACATACATTTAGTGGGTACGGTTTGAATCTGGGAGCAGGTCGTCATTCGAAAGCACATTCAAGGAAGCGAAAGAAGCGCGTGGTGGATCTACGACGTCCGAAGACTACGAGTGATACGGCGAGTGTGAGTGACGAAAGCGCATACACAGAAACGGCTAGCAACCCGTCCGTATGCTCGGCACCCCTGCCCGTGGTCAATGAGCAGCCCGACCCCATCACGCCACCCTTGTCTCCGGAAAGCGATTTCCGCCTTCCTGCAATTCCCGAGCGGCGTCGTGCCAGTCTCTCGCGGCCAGTACCTCGTCGCGATATCGCTACAGAGATGCTCCGTGAAACTGGAGGACCCTCTGCTGAGCCTCCGCGACACCGCCCTCAACCCGCCGATGTAGATGCAACTCCCCGAGGCAGTCTCCGCGCGCATATTACCGCCCAACATGACAATGAGAAACAGGAAACTGGTCCCTCACGCCAGCTGCCTTCGACTATCCTCCCATTTACCGATGAGAAATCCAGCTCCAGTACCGTTGACCAAGCTCTGGTTGAGCGATTAGCAGGGGAAATTGCTCGTCGCATGCGGGACGAGAAACTGATGCCCACCAGCTCTTGTGGTGGTGCCTTCTGGGGCCGTCCTGACCATGAGGAATACCCCCCGCCAGCCTATGGTCAGTGAACCATATACACTGAAATGCTTCTTGATTGCATTCAAGAGCTCCTCACATTCATTCCACTTTCCTTTGTTCCCCAGCGAGTCTGGCGATACTAATGACTGATACGACATAACTTTTAATTTGGCAGCCTGCCTTGTACTTTTTGTGTTCTTTCTTATATATTGTTTCTGCTGTACTCTCTTTGGAGCGAGTTTAGATAGTTTGTTTGTACCAAAAGTGCTGGCGTTTTTGTTATTGTGAGAGTTTCCTTTCTGCTTGTCTGTGCAGGATACCACTTCGCTCTTTCTGTATTGTATTCTATATGTGGGTTTGGATCGGATCTGGGTATGGATTGGGAAGTGGATCAAAAGAGTTACCtggtttttgtttcttgattttctttgccTCGAGTATACTGCGTCTGCACAGAATGTTTTCCATTGGCTCGGCAGTTTGATTGAATGCGAATTTGCACCCGAAGATTGAGCTCATTACCTGATCCGTAAAAGTAGACTAGGCTGGATTGGGAACGCCGTTGGCCTTATCTCTCAGGTTTTGCGGGCGGAAATTACTATGTCAAAATGCCCAGAGTTCGGCTCCACAGACTAAGTGAACTTTCGCCCCAATCGCTTTTGCGACGAACGTCAATTCGAGCCGACAACCTTCCCgttccctctcttcctccttctccgccaCGTCGCCATCTTTCTTGACAGCTCCGAACCCCGCCAGTGCTCACTCTTCTCCCTTCCACATCATGGCGGGCATGTTCAAGAACATGTTTGGCGGCTCCCAGCCATCGGGGTCAGCAAAGGTTGAGGATGGTAAGTCTAGGTGTAATCGAAtcgggttggggttggggttggacAGTTGACTGACCGTGGTCCTCATGACAATCAGACTTTGCGGACTTTGTGAAAGCACCTGAGCCTTCTCCGGCCTCCATCATCGCAGCTGTGTCCTCTGGTGTTCCTGCGTCGAGTACCCCGGGTGTCAGCGCTGTTCCGTATACGAAATGGTACCGAGTCTGGGAGCGGACGTCCCCCAAAGACTTCCTCCAGGAGGCAATGGTCATGCCATTCATCCTTCTGATTGTAGTCTTCCACCTCTGGGGCACGCGGAAGAACCGTCGCAAGGCTCGGGAATGGGCCCAAGCCCATGCACCCTCTCTCCAGAATGAGTTCGCGGTGGTCGGTTTCAATGGCATCCAAAGGTCCGAGGATGAGGCCGCCGCGGTGCTGTCCTCCCCTGATTCGATCATCAAGGAGAAGTCTCCTCAGGAATTCGTTTCCTACGCCACTGGTCGCCAAAACGTGGCCTTTGTTGACGTCTCCATCAAGTTGCCCAAGCGTTACAACCCTATTACGTACTGGATGGACGTTGTTTTTGGATTCTTGTTCGAGAGCTGGACTAGCCCCACGGAGACCTACGAGGCTATTGCGTACACTTTTGatggcaaggagaaggatgTCGTCCCGGTCCCGGCTAAGGATACCTCTTCTCTCAAGGTGAACAACTCGACCTACGATGGATTTATCTGGGCCATTGTGCACAAGAACCACATGCGTCAGTTCCGTCAGGACCGCTACGATGCTTCTATGACTTTTACCAAGGAGAACCCGAAGCTCCCACCTTGGGTGACCGTCATGACGGAAAGTGCCGAGATCACCGAGACGCTGCTCACCCCGGAATTGATCCAGGCTGTTGAGAAGGCCGGCGACAATTTCAAGTATCTCATTGTCACAGACCAGCCTGTCGATAAGCCTCTGAAGTGAGTTTCTTGAACGAACATGCTTGCGATTTGTCTAACCTCTTTCAATAGGATCGAGGAGACCGTCCCTCGCAAACGTGTCCATATCTGCTTGTCCCTTCCCTCATCCACTTCCGGCTACACTTCTTCCATCCCGCTATTCAATCAATTCCTTCGTTTCGCTGACAGGCTCGTCGCCGTGGCTCACTTCCGCGCCGAGGTGATGCGTAAGGTCCGCCACGCGcgtgaggaagagatcaagaagctccgTCGTGcggacgaggaggagaaggc contains the following coding sequences:
- a CDS encoding uncharacterized protein (of unknown function-domain containing protein): MFKNMFGGSQPSGSAKVEDDFADFVKAPEPSPASIIAAVSSGVPASSTPGVSAVPYTKWYRVWERTSPKDFLQEAMVMPFILLIVVFHLWGTRKNRRKAREWAQAHAPSLQNEFAVVGFNGIQRSEDEAAAVLSSPDSIIKEKSPQEFVSYATGRQNVAFVDVSIKLPKRYNPITYWMDVVFGFLFESWTSPTETYEAIAYTFDGKEKDVVPVPAKDTSSLKVNNSTYDGFIWAIVHKNHMRQFRQDRYDASMTFTKENPKLPPWVTVMTESAEITETLLTPELIQAVEKAGDNFKYLIVTDQPVDKPLKIEETVPRKRVHICLSLPSSTSGYTSSIPLFNQFLRFADRLVAVAHFRAEVMRKVRHAREEEIKKLRRADEEEKAEERKLAAEKIKKEERERILRGMNAEEQRKFLERERERGQKRSMKKYTKR
- a CDS encoding mitochondrial distribution and morphology protein 34 (mitochondrial distribution and morphology protein, putative), with the protein product MAFNFNWSPLMADASFYTRAQDLLTAALNKSPKPPIIVDDIIVTELNLGSIPPDLEILEIGDLAEDRFRGIFKMSYTGDAFLTLKTRVQANPLNTYLLTRPSFASPLPLAAATPLTIPLQITLSDFKLSGFVILVFSKQKGITVVFRNDPLESLKVSSTFDSIPFVRDFLQREIEAQLRILFMDELPAIIHRLSLRLWVPEYRAGEDIQTQPEQTAGEGPGQDPLASPPQDPVDSLGNALDESEIASLSLDSSVEAHSLFSQKNLLRLGALTDSQRTLSLFTPSIQEVVYRAWTSPSEQGDANGISTAPLSPMLSRTHSQVGSMSSFQDSASIVSSQSRSSASTHTFSGYGLNLGAGRHSKAHSRKRKKRVVDLRRPKTTSDTASVSDESAYTETASNPSVCSAPLPVVNEQPDPITPPLSPESDFRLPAIPERRRASLSRPVPRRDIATEMLRETGGPSAEPPRHRPQPADVDATPRGSLRAHITAQHDNEKQETGPSRQLPSTILPFTDEKSSSSTVDQALVERLAGEIARRMRDEKLMPTSSCGGAFWGRPDHEEYPPPAYGQ